In Leishmania mexicana MHOM/GT/2001/U1103 complete genome, chromosome 34, one DNA window encodes the following:
- a CDS encoding putative acyl-CoA dehydrogenase — protein MRRTAVALSSAAVAGEAPPNPVTYLTGDEKMLVETVRAFSLTHVVPRSRQMDEEGKMDPVVLKEAFAAGLMGIETPADLEGGGMSFFSSILAIEELARHDPALSVTVDVQNTLVNNIFFNFANDAQRRKYLPKLAKDTVGCFCLTEAGSGSDAFALNTKAEKKGSKWVINGSKLYITNGGWAGIFLVMATADPSKGYKGITCFVVDSSETPGVSVVRTENKLGIRASSTAELRFENVEVSEENVIGEVGKGYKIAINILNEGRIGIGAQMVGIAQGSLDIVMPYLFQRKQFGKFIGDFQGMQMQYAECAMELHAARLMVYNASRKKQNNEAFIQDAAMAKYFASVVAEKTASRAVEWAGGVGFMKDFGLERFYRDAKIGAIYEGTSIIQLQTIAKMIKAQYDHSSLSGPSQ, from the coding sequence ATGCGGCGCACTGCCGTGGCGCTCTCTAGCGCGGCGGTCGCCGGTGAGGCGCCGCCGAACCCGGTCACCTACCTCACCGGTGATGAAAAAATGCTTGTCGAGACGGTACGCGCCTTTAGCCTTACACACGTGGTGCCGAGGTCTCGCCAGATGGACGAAGAGGGGAAGATGGACCCTGTTGTGCTTAAGGAGGCCTTCGCTGCTGGGCTCATGGGGATTGAGACCCCCGCCGACCTCGAGGGTGGCGGCATGAGCTTCTTTTCCAGCATTCTCGCTatcgaggagctggcgcgTCACGACCCTGCCCTGTCGGTAACGGTGGACGTACAGAACACGCTGGTCAACAACATCTTCTTCAACTTCGCGAAcgacgcgcagcgccggAAGTACCTGCCGAAGCTCGCCAAGGACACGGTAGGCTGCTTCTGCCTCACCGAggcgggcagcggcagcgacgccttTGCGCTGAATacgaaggcggagaagaagggcTCGAAGTGGGTCATCAACGGCTCGAAGCTGTACATCACGAACGGCGGGTGGGCAGGCATCTTCCTTGTCATGGCAACGGCGGACCCATCGAAGGGTTACAAGGGAATCACCTGCTTCGTAGTGGACTCTTCTGAGACCCCAGGAGTCTCTGTGGTGCGGACGGAGAACAAACTAGGTATTCGGGCTAGCTCGACGGCCGAGCTCCGATTTGAAAACGTGGAGGTGTCGGAGGAGAACGTCATTGGAGAGGTCGGCAAGGGCTACAAGATTGCTATCAACATCCTCAACGAGGGACGCATCGGCATCGGTGCGCAGATGGTCGGTATTGCTCAGGGCTCCCTAGACATCGTCATGCCCTACCTCTTTCAGCGCAAGCAGTTTGGGAAGTTCATCGGCGATTTCCAGGGTATGCAGATGCAATACGCCGAGTGCGCCATGGAGCTACACGCCGCTCGGCTCATGGTCTACAATGCGTCTCGCAAGAAACAGAACAACGAGGCGTTCATCCAGGACGCGGCGATGGCCAAGTACTTCGCCTCCGTGGTGGCCGAGAAAACGGCTAGCCGTGCAGTGGAGTGGgctggcggcgtcggcttcATGAAGGACTTCGGTCTGGAGCGTTTCTACCGCGATGCCAAGATCGGCGCCATCTACGAAGGTACCTCCATCATTCAGCTGCAGACCATCGCCAAGATGATCAAAGCACAGTACGACCACTCCTCTCTTTCAGGTCCCTCACAGTAA